From a single Leopardus geoffroyi isolate Oge1 chromosome E1, O.geoffroyi_Oge1_pat1.0, whole genome shotgun sequence genomic region:
- the KRT40 gene encoding keratin, type I cytoskeletal 40: protein MTSDCSPTCCSSESCATASDCVFASPCSMETTHLPSAQATSRGQTPSFLAGSRLATGCVTPCYLAGNCHIPCLVGSGAWCEDGMFNSNEKETMQFLNDRLANYLEKVRGLEEMNAELECRIREQCEGEVPLVCPDYQCYFDTIEDLQQKILCTKAENSRLAVQLDNCKLAADDFRSKYESELSLRQLLETDIGGLRGILGELTLCKADLEAHVESLKDDLLCLKKNHEEEVNLLRGQLGDRLSVELDTAPTVDLNRVLDEMRCQYETVLANNRRDVEEWFAVQTEELNQQQLCSTEQLQDCQTEILELKRTANALEIELQAQQSLTESLGCTVAETEAQYGAQLAQMQCLIDNVENQLAEIRCDLERQNREYEVLLDTKARLECEINTYRGLLESEDSRLPCHPCSTTSTSDNTCEPYSAYVICTLENCCV, encoded by the exons GCCAGACCCCTAGCTTCCTAGCTGGGTCTCGCTTGGCAACCGGCTGTGTCACACCGTGCTACTTGGCTGGGAATTGTCACATTCCGTGCTTGGTGGGGAGCGGTGCTTGGTGTGAGGATGGGATGTTCAACAGCAACGAGAAGGAGACGATGCAGTTCCTGAACGACAGACTCGCCAACTACCTGGAGAAGGTGCGAGGCCTGGAGGAGATGAACGCGGAGCTGGAGTGCAGGATCCGAGAACAGTGTGAAGGGGAGGTCCCCCTGGTGTGCCCCGATTATCAGTGTTACTTCGACACCATTGAAGATCTCCAGCAAAAG ATCTTGTGCACAAAGGCAGAGAATTCTAGACTTGCTGTTCAGCTTGATAACTGCAAACTGGCTGCCGATGACTTTAGGTCAAA GTACGAGTCTGAACTGTCTCTTCGCCAGCTGCTGGAGACGGACATTGGCGGCCTGCGTGGGATCCTGGGTGAGTTGACTCTGTGCAAAGCCGATCTGGAGGCCCACGTGGAGTCTCTGAAGGACGATCTCCTATGCCTTAAGAAAAACCACGAAGAG GAGGTCAACTTGCTTCGCGGACAGCTGGGTGACCGACTCAGCGTGGAGCTGGACACTGCCCCCACCGTCGACCTCAACAGGGTCCTGGATGAGATGCGCTGTCAGTATGAAACGGTGCTCGCCAACAACCGCAGAGACGTGGAAGAATGGTTCGCTGTTCAG ACAGAGGAGCTGAATCAGCAGCAGCTGTGCAGCACGGAGCAGCTGCAGGACTGCCAGACAGAGATCCTGGAACTGAAACGCACAGCCAACGCTCTGGAAATTGAGCTCCAAGCACAGCAAAGCCTG ACAGAATCTCTGGGATGCACTGTGGCGGAGACTGAGGCCCAGTACGGCGCGCAGCTGGCCCAGATGCAGTGCCTGATCGATAACGTGGAGAACCAGCTGGCCGAGATCCGCTGTGACCTGGAGCGGCAGAACCGGGAGTACGAGGTGCTGCTGGACACAAAGGCCCGGCTGGAGTGTGAGATCAACACGTACCGGGGTCTCCTTGAGAGTGAGGACAGCAG GCTTCCCTGTCACCCATGTTCTACCACAAGCACGTCAGACAACACTTGTGAGCCATACTCCGCGTATGTGATCTGCACGCTCGAAAACTGCTGCGTGTGA